The genome window CGCCGAAGTGCTTCCGATACCCATCAAGGGTGAGGTCGACCGAGGCCCCGCAGGGTGACCTCGACCTTGACCAGCGCGTTGGGCACCGGGCACCCACACGCCGGCGTGATGCGCCTCACGTTTAGCGACGGAAAGTATTCGATGAGGCGCTAAGGTCTGCTCGCACATCAGTGGCTCGACTGGGCCGAATGTCGTCATGCCTTGTCGGCCACTTCAGCGTTTTCACGGCCTCAGCAGGCTCCTCGGCAGGAAGTCCCGGACGACCCGTGGTGGAGTGAACTCCCAGGTCCAATCCACCTTCCGTGACCGACAGGCGCAGAAGGTCGAAGATAAATGAGGTCCGAATGAACGCATCCCTCGACGCCGCGGCCGAAGAGCCGGGAAAGCCGACCGCTGTCGGCCCTGAGCGGGTTTCCCTGGTGCGCCTGGCTGCGCAGAGTAACGGTGCGTTGTCGCCCGTGCTTACTCGTGCCGTGTCCAACGGCGTCGAGCGGCGGGGACCGGGCAGGGTCGCTGTCGCGGCCTTCAACTCCTCCGTCTGATCCAAGGACCGATCAGCACCCTCATGACACCTATGGGCCGACCGCCCCACCCCTTGCGCCAATTCGTGCTCAAAATGCACAGCCGCTGCGATCTGGCATGCGATCACTGCTACGTGTTCGAACACGCGGACCAAAGTTGGCAAGGTCGGCCCATCGTGACGTCGAACGACGTGCTCCGGGACACGGCGGAACGTATCGCCGAACACGCGAGAACCCACGCCCTGGACACCGTCCATGTGGTGCTCCACGGCGGTGAGCCGCTCCTGGCCGGCCGGATCCGGCTGCGCAGGGCGGCCGAGGAACTCAACGCGGCCCTCGA of Streptomyces phaeolivaceus contains these proteins:
- the fxsA gene encoding FxSxx-COOH cyclophane-containing RiPP peptide, with amino-acid sequence MNASLDAAAEEPGKPTAVGPERVSLVRLAAQSNGALSPVLTRAVSNGVERRGPGRVAVAAFNSSV